A single window of Pseudophryne corroboree isolate aPseCor3 chromosome 5, aPseCor3.hap2, whole genome shotgun sequence DNA harbors:
- the LOC134929578 gene encoding paraneoplastic antigen Ma3 homolog, translating to MADEETGRRWSIIGPNIREDDSTSVPVSAMISPESVNRGEASGNGHNATNMNGGQFETMVEWVVSQLERWHYEGSYRRLRIFSGIVPVPTGEEPYESWKEAAVQQAEEWQWPDKIKRQRVVESLRGPAMGIIQAARRSNPNATLETYLEALDYAYGTMEDVGDLLSRLHHTFQESGEKLSAYVIRIDKLLYKIVEKKGITREEVDKSRMRQVLRGALTTDPVAQKLRCSLKKEPPPGFNEILKEIKQEEVLIEMREKTVKKVKVIQTVNETSPLEEKIIKLMEEQNKRIEQFIATQNSNNPSQSNTSSDSTRSGGRRGSVNNRGCFKCGRIGHRAFECNLNRNPNRMYNNPSHNTDSEDQDRGNGQGRPVNPP from the coding sequence ATGGCTGATGAAGAAACCGGACGTAGATGGTCTATTATTGGTCCTAATATCCGGGAAGATGATTCCACCAGTGTTCCTGTCTCTGCGATGATCTCGCCTGAGAGTGTGAATAGAGGAGAGGCTAGTGGAAATGGACACAATGCCACAAATATGAATGGGGGACAATTCGAGACCATGGTGGAATGGGTGGTCTCCCAACTTGAGAGATGGCATTACGAAGGGAGTTATAGGAGGTTGAGGATATTCTCGGGTATAGTGCCCGTACCTACAGGGGAAGAGCCTTATGAGTCATGGAAAGAAGCAGCCGTCCAACAAGCGGAAGAATGGCAGTGGCCAGATAAAATAAAGCGACAAAGGGTGGTGGAGAGTCTAAGAGGCCCTGCCATGGGGATAATACAAGCTGCCAGGAGAAGTAATCCAAATGCCACCCTGGAGACTTACCTTGAAGCTTTGGACTACGCATACGGCACTATGGAAGATGTAGGGGATCTTTTATCAAGATTACATCACACTTTTCAAGAATCTGGTGAGAAATTGAGTGCCTATGTCATAAGAATCGATAAACTGCTGTATAAGATTGTAGAAAAAAAAGGTATCACCAGAGAAGAAGTAGATAAAAGTCGTATGAGACAAGTATTACGAGGTGCTTTAACGACTGATCCTGTAGCACAGAAACTGAGGTGTTCCTTAAAAAAAGAACCACCTCCTGGATTCAATGAGATACTAAAAGAAATCAAACAAGAAGAAGTATTGATTGAGATGAGAGAGAAGACAGTAAAGAAGGTTAAGGTAATACAAACCGTGAATGAGACTTCCCCTTTAGAGGAAAAAATCATAAAACTAATGGAAGAACAGAACAAGAGGATAGAACAATTTATTGCTACACAAAACAGCAACAACCCTTCCCAGAGTAATACATCTAGTGATTCAACACGGAGTGGAGGTAGAAGGGGCAGTGTTAATAATAGGGGCTGTTTTAAGTGCGGGAGGATTGGCCATCGAGCTTTTGAATGTAATTTGAATCGGAACCCGAACCGGATGTATAATAATCCCTCCCATAACACTGACAGTGAAGATCAAGATCGGGGAAACGGACAAGGGAGACCTGTGAACCCCCCATAG